The following proteins are co-located in the Delphinus delphis chromosome 5, mDelDel1.2, whole genome shotgun sequence genome:
- the FGFR3 gene encoding fibroblast growth factor receptor 3 isoform X5 — translation MGAPACALAFFVAVAVVMTGAVSGSPGMEQRVVRRAAEVPGPEPGQQELVFGSGDTVELSCHWPAGAPSGPTVWVKDGVGLAPSDRILVGPQRLQVLNASHEDAGAYSCRQRLTQSVLCHFTVRVTDAPSSGDDEDGEDEAEDTAGAPYWTRPERMDKKLLAVPAANTVRFRCPAAGNPTPSISWLKNGKEFRGEHRIGGIKLRHQQWSLVMESVVPSDRGNYTCVVENKFGSIRQTYTLDVLERSPHRPILQAGLPANQTAVLGSDVEFHCKVYSDAQPHIQWLKHVEVNGSKVGPDGTPYVTVLKTAGANTTDKELEVLSLRNVTFEDAGEYTCLAGNSIGFSHHSAWLVVLPAEEELVEAGEAGSVYAGVLSYGVGFLLFILVVAAVTLCRLRSPPKKGLGSPAVHKVSRFPLKRQQVSLESSSSMSSNTPLVRIARLSSGEGPALANVSELELPADPKWELSRARLTLGKPLGEGCFGQVVMAEAIGIDKDRAAKPVTVAVKMLKDDATDKDLSDLVSEMEMMKMIGKHKNIINLLGACTQGGPLYVLVEYAAKGNLREYLRARRPPGTDYSFDTCRLPEEQLTFKDLVSCAYQVARGMEYLASQKCIHRDLAARNVLVTEDNVMKIADFGLARDVHNLDYYKKTTNGRLPVKWMAPEALFDRVYTHQSDVWSFGVLLWEIFTLGGSPYPGIPVEELFKLLKEGHRMDKPANCTHDLYMIMRECWHAVPSQRPTFKQLVEDLDRVLTVTSTDEYLDLSVPFEQYSPGGQDTPSSGSSGDDSVFAHDLLPPAPPGSGGSRT, via the exons AGGTCCCGGGCCCTGAGCCTGGCCAGCAGGAGCTGGTCTTTGGCAGCGGGGACACCGTGGAGCTGAGCTGCCACTGGCCCGCGGGGGCTCCCTCAGGGCCCACGGTCTGGGTGAAGGACGGCGTGGGGCTGGCGCCCTCAGACCGCATCCTGGTGGGGCCACAGCGGCTGCAGGTGCTCAACGCCTCCCATGAGGACGCCGGGGCCTACAGCTGCCGCCAGCGCCTCACGCAGAGTGTCCTGTGCCACTTCACCGTGCGCGTGACAG ATGCCCCGTCCTCAGGAGACGATGAAGATGGGGAAGACGAAGCTGAAGACACAG CAGGGGCCCCTTACTGGACACGGCCCGAGCGGATGGACAAGAAGCTGCTGGCGGTGCCGGCGGCCAACACGGTTCGCTTCCGCTGCCCAGCCGCCGGCAACCCCACCCCGTCCATCTCCTGGCTGAAGAACGGCAAGGAGTTCCGAGGCGAGCACCGCATCGGGGGCATCAAG CTGCGGCACCAGCAGTGGAGCCTGGTCATGGAGAGCGTGGTGCCTTCGGACCGCGGCAACTACACGTGCGTCGTGGAGAACAAGTTCGGCAGCATCCGGCAGACGTACACCCTGGACGTGCTGG AGCGCTCCCCGCACCGGCCCATCCTGCAGGCGGGGCTGCCCGCCAACCAGACGGCGGTGCTGGGCAGCGACGTGGAATTCCACTGCAAGGTGTACAGCGACGCGCAGCCCCACATCCAGTGGCTCAAGCACGTGGAGGTGAACGGCAGCAAAGTGGGGCCCGACGGCACACCCTATGTCACGGTGCTCAAG ACGGCGGGCGCTAACACCACCGACAAGGAGCTAGAGGTTCTGTCCTTGCGCAATGTCACCTTTGAGGACGCGGGGGAGTACACGTGTCTGGCGGGCAATTCTATCGGGTTTTCCCATCACTCTGCGTGGCTGGTGGTGCTGCCAG CTGAGGAGGAGCTGGTGGAGGCTGGTGAGGCTGGCAGTGTGTACGCAGGTGTCCTCAGCTACGGGGTGGGCTTCCTCCTCTTCATCCTGGTGGTGGCCGCTGTGACCCTCTGCCGCCTGCGCAGCCCCCCCAAGAAGGGCCTGGGCTCGCCCGCCGTGCACAAGGTCTCCCGCTTCCCGCTCAAGCGACAG CAGGTGTCCTTGGAGTCCAGCTCGTCCATGAGCTCCAACACGCCGCTGGTGCGGATCGCCCGGCTGTCCTCGGGGGAGGGCCCCGCGCTGGCCAACGTCTCTGAGCTCGAGCTGCCCGCCGACCCCAAGTGGGAGCTGTCCCGGGCCCG CCTGACTCTGGGCAAGCCTCTCGGGGAGGGCTGCTTCGGCCAGGTGGTCATGGCGGAGGCTATCGGCATCGACAAGGACCGGGCTGCCAAGCCCGTCACGGTGGCGGTGAAGATGctgaaag ATGACGCCACAGATAAGGACCTGTCGGACCTGGTGTCCGAGATGGAGATGATGAAGATGATCGGGAAACACAAGAACATCATCAACCTGCTGGGCGCCTGCACGCAGGGCG GGCCCCTGTACGTGCTGGTGGAGTACGCGGCCAAGGGCAACCTGCGGGAGTACCTGCGGGCGCGGCGGCCCCCGGGCACGGACTACTCCTTCGACACTTGCCGGCTGCCCGAGGAGCAGCTCACCTTCAAGGACCTGGTTTCCTGCGCCTACCAGGTGGCGCGGGGCATGGAGTACCTCGCCTCGCAGAAG TGCATCCACAGGGACCTGGCCGCCCGCAACGTGCTGGTGACCGAGGACAACGTGATGAAGATCGCGGACTTTGGCCTGGCCCGCGACGTGCACAACCTCGACTACTACAAGAAGACCACCAAT GGCCGCCTGCCCGTGAAGTGGATGGCGCCCGAGGCCTTGTTTGACCGCGTCTACACCCACCAGAGTGACGT CTGGTCCTTCGGTGTCCTGCTCTGGGAGATCTTCACGCTGGGGGGCTCGCCGTACCCCGGCATCCCCGTGGAGGAGCTCTTCAAGCTGCTGAAGGAAGGCCACCGCATGGACAAGCCGGCCAACTGCACGCACGATCT GTACATGATCATGCGTGAGTGCTGGCACGCCGTGCCCTCCCAGAGGCCCACCTTCAAGCAGCTGGTGGAAGACCTGGACCGCGTGCTCACCGTTACATCCACCGAC GAGTACCTCGACCTGTCGGTGCCCTTCGAGCAGTACTCGCCGGGCGGCCAGGACACCCCCAGCTCCGGCTCCTCAGGGGACGACTCCGTGTTCGCCCATGACCTGCTGCCCCCGGCCCCGCCAGGCAGCGGGGGCTCGCGGACGTGA
- the FGFR3 gene encoding fibroblast growth factor receptor 3 isoform X3 yields MGAPACALAFFVAVAVVMTGAVSGSPGMEQRVVRRAAEVPGPEPGQQELVFGSGDTVELSCHWPAGAPSGPTVWVKDGVGLAPSDRILVGPQRLQVLNASHEDAGAYSCRQRLTQSVLCHFTVRVTDAPSSGDDEDGEDEAEDTGAPYWTRPERMDKKLLAVPAANTVRFRCPAAGNPTPSISWLKNGKEFRGEHRIGGIKLRHQQWSLVMESVVPSDRGNYTCVVENKFGSIRQTYTLDVLERSPHRPILQAGLPANQTAVLGSDVEFHCKVYSDAQPHIQWLKHVEVNGSKVGPDGTPYVTVLKSWISESVEADARLRLANVSERDGGEYLCRASNFIGVAEKAFWLRVHGPQAAEEELVEAGEAGSVYAGVLSYGVGFLLFILVVAAVTLCRLRSPPKKGLGSPAVHKVSRFPLKRQQVSLESSSSMSSNTPLVRIARLSSGEGPALANVSELELPADPKWELSRARLTLGKPLGEGCFGQVVMAEAIGIDKDRAAKPVTVAVKMLKDDATDKDLSDLVSEMEMMKMIGKHKNIINLLGACTQGGPLYVLVEYAAKGNLREYLRARRPPGTDYSFDTCRLPEEQLTFKDLVSCAYQVARGMEYLASQKCIHRDLAARNVLVTEDNVMKIADFGLARDVHNLDYYKKTTNGRLPVKWMAPEALFDRVYTHQSDVWSFGVLLWEIFTLGGSPYPGIPVEELFKLLKEGHRMDKPANCTHDLYMIMRECWHAVPSQRPTFKQLVEDLDRVLTVTSTDEYLDLSVPFEQYSPGGQDTPSSGSSGDDSVFAHDLLPPAPPGSGGSRT; encoded by the exons AGGTCCCGGGCCCTGAGCCTGGCCAGCAGGAGCTGGTCTTTGGCAGCGGGGACACCGTGGAGCTGAGCTGCCACTGGCCCGCGGGGGCTCCCTCAGGGCCCACGGTCTGGGTGAAGGACGGCGTGGGGCTGGCGCCCTCAGACCGCATCCTGGTGGGGCCACAGCGGCTGCAGGTGCTCAACGCCTCCCATGAGGACGCCGGGGCCTACAGCTGCCGCCAGCGCCTCACGCAGAGTGTCCTGTGCCACTTCACCGTGCGCGTGACAG ATGCCCCGTCCTCAGGAGACGATGAAGATGGGGAAGACGAAGCTGAAGACACAG GGGCCCCTTACTGGACACGGCCCGAGCGGATGGACAAGAAGCTGCTGGCGGTGCCGGCGGCCAACACGGTTCGCTTCCGCTGCCCAGCCGCCGGCAACCCCACCCCGTCCATCTCCTGGCTGAAGAACGGCAAGGAGTTCCGAGGCGAGCACCGCATCGGGGGCATCAAG CTGCGGCACCAGCAGTGGAGCCTGGTCATGGAGAGCGTGGTGCCTTCGGACCGCGGCAACTACACGTGCGTCGTGGAGAACAAGTTCGGCAGCATCCGGCAGACGTACACCCTGGACGTGCTGG AGCGCTCCCCGCACCGGCCCATCCTGCAGGCGGGGCTGCCCGCCAACCAGACGGCGGTGCTGGGCAGCGACGTGGAATTCCACTGCAAGGTGTACAGCGACGCGCAGCCCCACATCCAGTGGCTCAAGCACGTGGAGGTGAACGGCAGCAAAGTGGGGCCCGACGGCACACCCTATGTCACGGTGCTCAAG TCGTGGATCAGTGAGAGTGTGGAGGCCGACGCGCGCCTCCGCCTGGCCAATGTGTCCGAGCGCGACGGGGGCGAGTACCTCTGTCGAGCCTCCAATTTCATAGGCGTGGCTGAGAAGGCCTTTTGGCTGCGTGTTCACGGGCCCCAAGCAG CTGAGGAGGAGCTGGTGGAGGCTGGTGAGGCTGGCAGTGTGTACGCAGGTGTCCTCAGCTACGGGGTGGGCTTCCTCCTCTTCATCCTGGTGGTGGCCGCTGTGACCCTCTGCCGCCTGCGCAGCCCCCCCAAGAAGGGCCTGGGCTCGCCCGCCGTGCACAAGGTCTCCCGCTTCCCGCTCAAGCGACAG CAGGTGTCCTTGGAGTCCAGCTCGTCCATGAGCTCCAACACGCCGCTGGTGCGGATCGCCCGGCTGTCCTCGGGGGAGGGCCCCGCGCTGGCCAACGTCTCTGAGCTCGAGCTGCCCGCCGACCCCAAGTGGGAGCTGTCCCGGGCCCG CCTGACTCTGGGCAAGCCTCTCGGGGAGGGCTGCTTCGGCCAGGTGGTCATGGCGGAGGCTATCGGCATCGACAAGGACCGGGCTGCCAAGCCCGTCACGGTGGCGGTGAAGATGctgaaag ATGACGCCACAGATAAGGACCTGTCGGACCTGGTGTCCGAGATGGAGATGATGAAGATGATCGGGAAACACAAGAACATCATCAACCTGCTGGGCGCCTGCACGCAGGGCG GGCCCCTGTACGTGCTGGTGGAGTACGCGGCCAAGGGCAACCTGCGGGAGTACCTGCGGGCGCGGCGGCCCCCGGGCACGGACTACTCCTTCGACACTTGCCGGCTGCCCGAGGAGCAGCTCACCTTCAAGGACCTGGTTTCCTGCGCCTACCAGGTGGCGCGGGGCATGGAGTACCTCGCCTCGCAGAAG TGCATCCACAGGGACCTGGCCGCCCGCAACGTGCTGGTGACCGAGGACAACGTGATGAAGATCGCGGACTTTGGCCTGGCCCGCGACGTGCACAACCTCGACTACTACAAGAAGACCACCAAT GGCCGCCTGCCCGTGAAGTGGATGGCGCCCGAGGCCTTGTTTGACCGCGTCTACACCCACCAGAGTGACGT CTGGTCCTTCGGTGTCCTGCTCTGGGAGATCTTCACGCTGGGGGGCTCGCCGTACCCCGGCATCCCCGTGGAGGAGCTCTTCAAGCTGCTGAAGGAAGGCCACCGCATGGACAAGCCGGCCAACTGCACGCACGATCT GTACATGATCATGCGTGAGTGCTGGCACGCCGTGCCCTCCCAGAGGCCCACCTTCAAGCAGCTGGTGGAAGACCTGGACCGCGTGCTCACCGTTACATCCACCGAC GAGTACCTCGACCTGTCGGTGCCCTTCGAGCAGTACTCGCCGGGCGGCCAGGACACCCCCAGCTCCGGCTCCTCAGGGGACGACTCCGTGTTCGCCCATGACCTGCTGCCCCCGGCCCCGCCAGGCAGCGGGGGCTCGCGGACGTGA
- the FGFR3 gene encoding fibroblast growth factor receptor 3 isoform X7 codes for MGAPACALAFFVAVAVVMTGAVSGSPGMEQRVVRRAAEVPGPEPGQQELVFGSGDTVELSCHWPAGAPSGPTVWVKDGVGLAPSDRILVGPQRLQVLNASHEDAGAYSCRQRLTQSVLCHFTVRVTDAPSSGDDEDGEDEAEDTGAPYWTRPERMDKKLLAVPAANTVRFRCPAAGNPTPSISWLKNGKEFRGEHRIGGIKLRHQQWSLVMESVVPSDRGNYTCVVENKFGSIRQTYTLDVLERSPHRPILQAGLPANQTAVLGSDVEFHCKVYSDAQPHIQWLKHVEVNGSKVGPDGTPYVTVLKTAGANTTDKELEVLSLRNVTFEDAGEYTCLAGNSIGFSHHSAWLVVLPAEEELVEAGEAGSVYAGVLSYGVGFLLFILVVAAVTLCRLRSPPKKGLGSPAVHKVSRFPLKRQQVSLESSSSMSSNTPLVRIARLSSGEGPALANVSELELPADPKWELSRARLTLGKPLGEGCFGQVVMAEAIGIDKDRAAKPVTVAVKMLKDDATDKDLSDLVSEMEMMKMIGKHKNIINLLGACTQGGPLYVLVEYAAKGNLREYLRARRPPGTDYSFDTCRLPEEQLTFKDLVSCAYQVARGMEYLASQKCIHRDLAARNVLVTEDNVMKIADFGLARDVHNLDYYKKTTNGRLPVKWMAPEALFDRVYTHQSDVWSFGVLLWEIFTLGGSPYPGIPVEELFKLLKEGHRMDKPANCTHDLYMIMRECWHAVPSQRPTFKQLVEDLDRVLTVTSTDEYLDLSVPFEQYSPGGQDTPSSGSSGDDSVFAHDLLPPAPPGSGGSRT; via the exons AGGTCCCGGGCCCTGAGCCTGGCCAGCAGGAGCTGGTCTTTGGCAGCGGGGACACCGTGGAGCTGAGCTGCCACTGGCCCGCGGGGGCTCCCTCAGGGCCCACGGTCTGGGTGAAGGACGGCGTGGGGCTGGCGCCCTCAGACCGCATCCTGGTGGGGCCACAGCGGCTGCAGGTGCTCAACGCCTCCCATGAGGACGCCGGGGCCTACAGCTGCCGCCAGCGCCTCACGCAGAGTGTCCTGTGCCACTTCACCGTGCGCGTGACAG ATGCCCCGTCCTCAGGAGACGATGAAGATGGGGAAGACGAAGCTGAAGACACAG GGGCCCCTTACTGGACACGGCCCGAGCGGATGGACAAGAAGCTGCTGGCGGTGCCGGCGGCCAACACGGTTCGCTTCCGCTGCCCAGCCGCCGGCAACCCCACCCCGTCCATCTCCTGGCTGAAGAACGGCAAGGAGTTCCGAGGCGAGCACCGCATCGGGGGCATCAAG CTGCGGCACCAGCAGTGGAGCCTGGTCATGGAGAGCGTGGTGCCTTCGGACCGCGGCAACTACACGTGCGTCGTGGAGAACAAGTTCGGCAGCATCCGGCAGACGTACACCCTGGACGTGCTGG AGCGCTCCCCGCACCGGCCCATCCTGCAGGCGGGGCTGCCCGCCAACCAGACGGCGGTGCTGGGCAGCGACGTGGAATTCCACTGCAAGGTGTACAGCGACGCGCAGCCCCACATCCAGTGGCTCAAGCACGTGGAGGTGAACGGCAGCAAAGTGGGGCCCGACGGCACACCCTATGTCACGGTGCTCAAG ACGGCGGGCGCTAACACCACCGACAAGGAGCTAGAGGTTCTGTCCTTGCGCAATGTCACCTTTGAGGACGCGGGGGAGTACACGTGTCTGGCGGGCAATTCTATCGGGTTTTCCCATCACTCTGCGTGGCTGGTGGTGCTGCCAG CTGAGGAGGAGCTGGTGGAGGCTGGTGAGGCTGGCAGTGTGTACGCAGGTGTCCTCAGCTACGGGGTGGGCTTCCTCCTCTTCATCCTGGTGGTGGCCGCTGTGACCCTCTGCCGCCTGCGCAGCCCCCCCAAGAAGGGCCTGGGCTCGCCCGCCGTGCACAAGGTCTCCCGCTTCCCGCTCAAGCGACAG CAGGTGTCCTTGGAGTCCAGCTCGTCCATGAGCTCCAACACGCCGCTGGTGCGGATCGCCCGGCTGTCCTCGGGGGAGGGCCCCGCGCTGGCCAACGTCTCTGAGCTCGAGCTGCCCGCCGACCCCAAGTGGGAGCTGTCCCGGGCCCG CCTGACTCTGGGCAAGCCTCTCGGGGAGGGCTGCTTCGGCCAGGTGGTCATGGCGGAGGCTATCGGCATCGACAAGGACCGGGCTGCCAAGCCCGTCACGGTGGCGGTGAAGATGctgaaag ATGACGCCACAGATAAGGACCTGTCGGACCTGGTGTCCGAGATGGAGATGATGAAGATGATCGGGAAACACAAGAACATCATCAACCTGCTGGGCGCCTGCACGCAGGGCG GGCCCCTGTACGTGCTGGTGGAGTACGCGGCCAAGGGCAACCTGCGGGAGTACCTGCGGGCGCGGCGGCCCCCGGGCACGGACTACTCCTTCGACACTTGCCGGCTGCCCGAGGAGCAGCTCACCTTCAAGGACCTGGTTTCCTGCGCCTACCAGGTGGCGCGGGGCATGGAGTACCTCGCCTCGCAGAAG TGCATCCACAGGGACCTGGCCGCCCGCAACGTGCTGGTGACCGAGGACAACGTGATGAAGATCGCGGACTTTGGCCTGGCCCGCGACGTGCACAACCTCGACTACTACAAGAAGACCACCAAT GGCCGCCTGCCCGTGAAGTGGATGGCGCCCGAGGCCTTGTTTGACCGCGTCTACACCCACCAGAGTGACGT CTGGTCCTTCGGTGTCCTGCTCTGGGAGATCTTCACGCTGGGGGGCTCGCCGTACCCCGGCATCCCCGTGGAGGAGCTCTTCAAGCTGCTGAAGGAAGGCCACCGCATGGACAAGCCGGCCAACTGCACGCACGATCT GTACATGATCATGCGTGAGTGCTGGCACGCCGTGCCCTCCCAGAGGCCCACCTTCAAGCAGCTGGTGGAAGACCTGGACCGCGTGCTCACCGTTACATCCACCGAC GAGTACCTCGACCTGTCGGTGCCCTTCGAGCAGTACTCGCCGGGCGGCCAGGACACCCCCAGCTCCGGCTCCTCAGGGGACGACTCCGTGTTCGCCCATGACCTGCTGCCCCCGGCCCCGCCAGGCAGCGGGGGCTCGCGGACGTGA
- the FGFR3 gene encoding fibroblast growth factor receptor 3 isoform X6 — protein MGAPACALAFFVAVAVVMTGAVSGSPGMEQRVVRRAAEVPGPEPGQQELVFGSGDTVELSCHWPAGAPSGPTVWVKDGVGLAPSDRILVGPQRLQVLNASHEDAGAYSCRQRLTQSVLCHFTVRVTDAPSSGDDEDGEDEAEDTAGAPYWTRPERMDKKLLAVPAANTVRFRCPAAGNPTPSISWLKNGKEFRGEHRIGGIKLRHQQWSLVMESVVPSDRGNYTCVVENKFGSIRQTYTLDVLERSPHRPILQAGLPANQTAVLGSDVEFHCKVYSDAQPHIQWLKHVEVNGSKVGPDGTPYVTVLKTAGANTTDKELEVLSLRNVTFEDAGEYTCLAGNSIGFSHHSAWLVVLPAEEELVEAGEAGSVYAGVLSYGVGFLLFILVVAAVTLCRLRSPPKKGLGSPAVHKVSRFPLKRQVSLESSSSMSSNTPLVRIARLSSGEGPALANVSELELPADPKWELSRARLTLGKPLGEGCFGQVVMAEAIGIDKDRAAKPVTVAVKMLKDDATDKDLSDLVSEMEMMKMIGKHKNIINLLGACTQGGPLYVLVEYAAKGNLREYLRARRPPGTDYSFDTCRLPEEQLTFKDLVSCAYQVARGMEYLASQKCIHRDLAARNVLVTEDNVMKIADFGLARDVHNLDYYKKTTNGRLPVKWMAPEALFDRVYTHQSDVWSFGVLLWEIFTLGGSPYPGIPVEELFKLLKEGHRMDKPANCTHDLYMIMRECWHAVPSQRPTFKQLVEDLDRVLTVTSTDEYLDLSVPFEQYSPGGQDTPSSGSSGDDSVFAHDLLPPAPPGSGGSRT, from the exons AGGTCCCGGGCCCTGAGCCTGGCCAGCAGGAGCTGGTCTTTGGCAGCGGGGACACCGTGGAGCTGAGCTGCCACTGGCCCGCGGGGGCTCCCTCAGGGCCCACGGTCTGGGTGAAGGACGGCGTGGGGCTGGCGCCCTCAGACCGCATCCTGGTGGGGCCACAGCGGCTGCAGGTGCTCAACGCCTCCCATGAGGACGCCGGGGCCTACAGCTGCCGCCAGCGCCTCACGCAGAGTGTCCTGTGCCACTTCACCGTGCGCGTGACAG ATGCCCCGTCCTCAGGAGACGATGAAGATGGGGAAGACGAAGCTGAAGACACAG CAGGGGCCCCTTACTGGACACGGCCCGAGCGGATGGACAAGAAGCTGCTGGCGGTGCCGGCGGCCAACACGGTTCGCTTCCGCTGCCCAGCCGCCGGCAACCCCACCCCGTCCATCTCCTGGCTGAAGAACGGCAAGGAGTTCCGAGGCGAGCACCGCATCGGGGGCATCAAG CTGCGGCACCAGCAGTGGAGCCTGGTCATGGAGAGCGTGGTGCCTTCGGACCGCGGCAACTACACGTGCGTCGTGGAGAACAAGTTCGGCAGCATCCGGCAGACGTACACCCTGGACGTGCTGG AGCGCTCCCCGCACCGGCCCATCCTGCAGGCGGGGCTGCCCGCCAACCAGACGGCGGTGCTGGGCAGCGACGTGGAATTCCACTGCAAGGTGTACAGCGACGCGCAGCCCCACATCCAGTGGCTCAAGCACGTGGAGGTGAACGGCAGCAAAGTGGGGCCCGACGGCACACCCTATGTCACGGTGCTCAAG ACGGCGGGCGCTAACACCACCGACAAGGAGCTAGAGGTTCTGTCCTTGCGCAATGTCACCTTTGAGGACGCGGGGGAGTACACGTGTCTGGCGGGCAATTCTATCGGGTTTTCCCATCACTCTGCGTGGCTGGTGGTGCTGCCAG CTGAGGAGGAGCTGGTGGAGGCTGGTGAGGCTGGCAGTGTGTACGCAGGTGTCCTCAGCTACGGGGTGGGCTTCCTCCTCTTCATCCTGGTGGTGGCCGCTGTGACCCTCTGCCGCCTGCGCAGCCCCCCCAAGAAGGGCCTGGGCTCGCCCGCCGTGCACAAGGTCTCCCGCTTCCCGCTCAAGCGACAG GTGTCCTTGGAGTCCAGCTCGTCCATGAGCTCCAACACGCCGCTGGTGCGGATCGCCCGGCTGTCCTCGGGGGAGGGCCCCGCGCTGGCCAACGTCTCTGAGCTCGAGCTGCCCGCCGACCCCAAGTGGGAGCTGTCCCGGGCCCG CCTGACTCTGGGCAAGCCTCTCGGGGAGGGCTGCTTCGGCCAGGTGGTCATGGCGGAGGCTATCGGCATCGACAAGGACCGGGCTGCCAAGCCCGTCACGGTGGCGGTGAAGATGctgaaag ATGACGCCACAGATAAGGACCTGTCGGACCTGGTGTCCGAGATGGAGATGATGAAGATGATCGGGAAACACAAGAACATCATCAACCTGCTGGGCGCCTGCACGCAGGGCG GGCCCCTGTACGTGCTGGTGGAGTACGCGGCCAAGGGCAACCTGCGGGAGTACCTGCGGGCGCGGCGGCCCCCGGGCACGGACTACTCCTTCGACACTTGCCGGCTGCCCGAGGAGCAGCTCACCTTCAAGGACCTGGTTTCCTGCGCCTACCAGGTGGCGCGGGGCATGGAGTACCTCGCCTCGCAGAAG TGCATCCACAGGGACCTGGCCGCCCGCAACGTGCTGGTGACCGAGGACAACGTGATGAAGATCGCGGACTTTGGCCTGGCCCGCGACGTGCACAACCTCGACTACTACAAGAAGACCACCAAT GGCCGCCTGCCCGTGAAGTGGATGGCGCCCGAGGCCTTGTTTGACCGCGTCTACACCCACCAGAGTGACGT CTGGTCCTTCGGTGTCCTGCTCTGGGAGATCTTCACGCTGGGGGGCTCGCCGTACCCCGGCATCCCCGTGGAGGAGCTCTTCAAGCTGCTGAAGGAAGGCCACCGCATGGACAAGCCGGCCAACTGCACGCACGATCT GTACATGATCATGCGTGAGTGCTGGCACGCCGTGCCCTCCCAGAGGCCCACCTTCAAGCAGCTGGTGGAAGACCTGGACCGCGTGCTCACCGTTACATCCACCGAC GAGTACCTCGACCTGTCGGTGCCCTTCGAGCAGTACTCGCCGGGCGGCCAGGACACCCCCAGCTCCGGCTCCTCAGGGGACGACTCCGTGTTCGCCCATGACCTGCTGCCCCCGGCCCCGCCAGGCAGCGGGGGCTCGCGGACGTGA